One window of the Triticum dicoccoides isolate Atlit2015 ecotype Zavitan chromosome 3B, WEW_v2.0, whole genome shotgun sequence genome contains the following:
- the LOC119282115 gene encoding uncharacterized protein LOC119282115 yields the protein MVIGAWSAMKKSLLVKLGVYLLVIVMANCAQDIPDSVVKNPPVYTCEDISETWRGGLCAKHGTCNKPCQAEGYDSGFCAPFPFLTTCCCKKNCIDALQPRRSSFLCG from the exons ATGGTCATAGGAGCGTGGTCGGCAATGAAGAAAAGCTTATTAGTGAAGCTGGGTGTGTATCTGCTGGTCATCGTCATGGCTAATTGCGCTCAGGATATCCCTGACTCTGTTGTCAAGAACCCTC CCGTATACACCTGCGAAGACATCAGCGAGACGTGGCGCGGGGGGCTGTGCGCCAAGCACGGCACCTGTAACAAGCCGTGCCAGGCGGAAGGGTACGACTCGGGCTTCTGTGCCCCCTTCCCCTTCCTGACCACCTGCTGCTGCAAGAAGAACTGTATCGATGCTCTGCAGCCACGCAGGAGCAGCTTTTTGTGCGGATAA